One genomic region from Ptychodera flava strain L36383 chromosome 14, AS_Pfla_20210202, whole genome shotgun sequence encodes:
- the LOC139149583 gene encoding hydroxyacyl-thioester dehydratase type 2, mitochondrial-like, producing the protein MLGLSSAAPLEDCERVILVISHYAMNVCLNRTFSRNFCSKLSRRSRFWFKEGDTAEVSKVISESDVRAFAELTGDVNPIHTDEKYAETTRFGKCVVHGVLIQGLISAVLGTRLPGSGAILVSQEMKFPGPLFVGEEVMAKVEVKSIQKAIINMAATCTAAERDKIVMSGYVKLYMPLDSSETSSQQVMKR; encoded by the exons ATGCTCGGTCTCTCGTCTGCTGCTCCGCTTGAAGATTGTGAGCGCGTAATTTTGGTCATTTCCCACTATGCAATGAATGTTTGTCTCAACAGGACCTTTTCACGCAATTTTTGTTCCAAATTATCGAGACGCAGTCGATTTTGGTTCAAAGAGGGTGACACCGCCGAAGTGTCCAAAGTGATCTCCGAATCAGATGTTCGAGCTTTTGCTGAGCTGACGGGCGATGTAAATCCAATCCATACGGATGAAAAATACGCCGAAACTACCAGATTTGGAAAGTGTGTCGTGCATGGTGTTCTTATACAAGG ACTGATATCAGCAGTCCTTGGAACAAGATTACCAGGATCGGGTGCAATCTTAGTTTCTCAAGAGATGAAATTCCCAGGACCAC TCTTTGTAGGAGAAGAAGTCATGGCCAAAGTGGAAGTGAAAAGCATTCAGAAGGCCATTATCAACATGGCTGCTACCTGTACAGCAGCGGAACGTGATAAG ATTGTGATGTCTGGCTACGTTAAGCTGTACATGCCGCTGGATTCCTCTGAAACCAGTTCACAGCAGGTGATGAAACGATGA